In Psychrobacter sp. P11G3, a single genomic region encodes these proteins:
- the tatB gene encoding Sec-independent protein translocase protein TatB, with protein MFDIGFSELLLFGIIALIVLGPEKLPQAARTAGQWYAKLRRTVSTLQSEIEAELDLAETRQQMQNELAKIRQTESDMKRELAEMRGSMQKFEQSQNQSLDASHQPITSYDKEHQPNTSSSFIKQEADQ; from the coding sequence ATGTTTGATATCGGGTTTTCCGAGTTACTCTTGTTTGGCATCATTGCTTTAATCGTATTGGGCCCAGAAAAACTGCCGCAGGCCGCGCGTACGGCTGGGCAATGGTATGCCAAACTGCGCCGTACAGTATCCACTCTACAGTCTGAAATAGAAGCTGAGCTTGATCTGGCTGAAACGCGCCAACAAATGCAAAATGAGCTTGCAAAAATTCGTCAGACTGAGTCAGATATGAAGCGTGAACTAGCAGAGATGCGCGGTAGTATGCAAAAATTTGAGCAGTCGCAGAACCAAAGCTTAGACGCTTCACATCAACCAATCACCTCTTATGATAAAGAGCATCAACCGAATACTTCCTCCTCGTTCATTAAACAGGAGGCGGATCAGTGA
- a CDS encoding site-specific integrase, which translates to MAQRKSAIDQRSENRHKETSKRKNLSKRLVKESIDFDQIIASSDPQTIFNAMWEQLDKRLSENKHFQGYLSYVEGYNEAVNCCQNYIEDKDIAIGFPKLIVTSYRPKSFRNKVTFSEKKQILDFYLYWMDSIASKAYEITITDLMLSLIFHSAILRKPVLQTIISCISDKSLTIESIFELPVVTLIIDDNSYHTNTYSNSKAVHEVKVFLSPLTSYLIKLYVKGNETRKLKSSTDVQNLYQMLKMTKSLSQNHLSMTLEEFLIGAVYVLEDYLFLDLPEHTWYLLLGLETTYGLSIANWQSLIFSISHKPTTKIAINIECHKDVAVEPKKGNPTITVEIAKLLKTTKDGKTSMARFTIGLKQLYERLLTNNAPLSELAIVGWLLTKTVTSKKVSSMRTHSGGITNRWLSLTQGVAFEDHTEEDYIQLYSELIELGKSKDAQNAIATNIDEIHAYLVNHHGIEPIAPFSSTKRAHHRTGYLSETMFQAILNNADNLEMTKDEIEAVKLALILGQRCGLRIGEIVKIRLKDVAITSAYLEVRNNKYGNNKTSSALRRTLLEQLLTNSEMSFFKRVELRRSKSKGDTLIANQAGMAYRASDLSKTISQLIKTTTGLSHLTTHHLRHSFLTNFQLMSFLYDKANAFNGHQCSQTLKDLLPYDEDKSCKILAYIETSLQYKKIYALAGVAGHASPSTTFDSYVHLTDIQIGLLLWHMDYQLTAKHYKLLSVPRRREKLLGATPTAINYYLLNKLKLKPLPKPKHSELLKTEDKTSTKPKRYSFDEVRQTLEVHDKEEDFKEKMDIYKLDQNTFEIWLNNAQQLQDHPSFKTIHGNSRLFAPDDNMSLLPVFDRYVEDNNILMQMTNKFRDLYKIEKRRESMLQFIAHTLMNSQYHKNHISFDQALDLYSYIQVLGQLVFKKNINLKIYHYAQASDDDKEQWKPVMKLLASSQIKKCNVADKLNGKIYKKQIRAELSLSSQTEQTRLNNREKSNLPIKQWTVRTLQIFCHYAFIMIGQRINLGDHKP; encoded by the coding sequence ATGGCTCAGCGTAAATCAGCTATTGACCAGCGTTCAGAAAATAGACATAAGGAAACCTCGAAGCGTAAAAACTTATCCAAACGACTGGTCAAAGAGTCTATAGATTTTGACCAAATTATTGCCTCAAGTGATCCTCAAACAATATTTAATGCTATGTGGGAGCAGCTTGATAAGAGATTATCAGAAAACAAACACTTTCAGGGCTATCTTAGTTATGTAGAAGGATATAACGAAGCAGTAAACTGCTGTCAAAACTATATTGAAGATAAGGACATTGCTATTGGCTTTCCAAAGCTTATCGTTACCTCATACCGTCCAAAGTCCTTTAGAAATAAAGTGACCTTTTCTGAAAAAAAGCAAATATTAGATTTTTATTTATATTGGATGGATAGTATAGCTAGCAAAGCTTACGAGATTACTATCACAGATTTGATGCTATCACTGATTTTCCACAGTGCTATATTGAGAAAGCCAGTATTGCAAACGATTATATCTTGCATCAGTGACAAATCATTAACTATAGAAAGCATATTTGAACTGCCTGTAGTAACTCTCATTATTGACGACAATAGCTATCATACTAATACTTATAGCAATTCAAAAGCGGTGCATGAGGTAAAAGTCTTTTTATCGCCATTAACGAGCTATTTGATCAAGCTCTATGTCAAAGGGAATGAAACTAGAAAATTAAAGTCTAGTACTGATGTTCAAAATCTTTATCAAATGTTAAAGATGACAAAATCTCTTAGCCAAAATCACCTATCTATGACTTTAGAAGAGTTTTTGATAGGTGCGGTCTATGTTTTAGAAGATTATCTATTTTTAGATCTGCCAGAACATACTTGGTATCTACTACTTGGTTTGGAGACGACATATGGCCTGTCAATAGCTAACTGGCAGTCTTTAATCTTTAGCATATCTCATAAGCCCACTACTAAGATAGCTATTAACATTGAGTGTCACAAAGATGTCGCAGTGGAACCTAAAAAAGGCAATCCTACCATTACCGTTGAGATTGCAAAGCTATTGAAAACGACTAAAGATGGAAAAACCTCAATGGCTAGATTCACAATTGGTCTCAAGCAGCTATATGAACGTTTATTAACGAACAACGCTCCTTTGAGTGAGCTTGCAATCGTAGGTTGGTTACTGACGAAAACAGTGACTAGTAAAAAGGTAAGCAGCATGCGGACTCATAGCGGTGGTATTACGAATCGCTGGTTATCATTAACTCAAGGTGTTGCATTTGAGGATCATACTGAAGAGGATTATATTCAACTTTATAGCGAACTTATCGAACTTGGTAAGTCTAAAGACGCTCAAAATGCTATTGCCACTAATATTGATGAGATACATGCATATTTAGTTAATCATCATGGCATTGAACCTATTGCACCTTTTTCATCTACCAAGCGAGCGCATCATAGGACAGGCTATCTTTCAGAAACCATGTTTCAGGCTATTCTTAATAATGCTGACAATCTTGAAATGACTAAGGATGAAATAGAAGCGGTGAAGCTCGCTTTGATTTTAGGGCAGCGCTGTGGACTCAGGATAGGTGAAATAGTTAAGATTAGATTAAAAGATGTGGCTATAACTTCAGCTTATCTAGAAGTGCGTAATAATAAATATGGTAATAATAAAACGAGTTCTGCCTTAAGACGGACATTGTTAGAACAACTTTTAACAAATTCAGAAATGTCGTTTTTCAAGAGAGTCGAGCTTAGGCGTAGTAAAAGTAAAGGGGATACCTTAATCGCTAATCAAGCTGGTATGGCTTATCGTGCCAGTGATTTATCAAAAACCATATCTCAGTTAATTAAAACTACAACAGGACTTTCTCATCTCACGACCCATCATTTAAGACATAGCTTCTTAACTAATTTTCAATTAATGTCATTTTTGTATGATAAAGCTAATGCTTTTAATGGGCATCAATGCTCTCAAACTTTAAAAGACTTATTACCTTATGACGAAGACAAGTCTTGTAAAATATTGGCTTATATTGAGACATCCCTACAATACAAAAAAATATATGCCTTAGCTGGAGTAGCTGGACATGCCAGTCCTAGCACTACTTTTGACTCTTATGTGCATTTGACTGACATTCAGATTGGATTGCTACTTTGGCACATGGATTACCAGTTGACGGCTAAACACTATAAATTACTAAGCGTTCCTAGACGTAGGGAAAAGCTGTTAGGTGCTACACCTACTGCAATTAATTATTATTTGCTTAACAAGCTCAAACTTAAACCACTGCCTAAACCAAAACATAGTGAACTACTAAAGACAGAAGATAAAACATCTACAAAGCCAAAAAGATATTCATTCGATGAAGTCCGTCAGACTCTTGAGGTACATGATAAGGAAGAAGATTTCAAGGAAAAAATGGATATTTATAAGCTTGATCAAAATACTTTTGAAATATGGCTTAATAACGCTCAGCAGTTGCAAGATCACCCTTCTTTTAAAACCATACATGGTAATTCAAGATTATTCGCGCCTGATGATAATATGAGCTTATTACCGGTATTCGACAGGTATGTCGAAGATAACAACATACTCATGCAGATGACCAATAAATTTCGTGACTTATATAAGATAGAAAAAAGACGAGAATCTATGCTTCAGTTTATAGCGCATACGCTTATGAACTCCCAATACCATAAAAATCATATTAGTTTTGATCAAGCATTAGATCTATATAGCTATATACAAGTATTAGGACAACTAGTCTTTAAAAAAAATATTAATTTAAAAATATACCATTATGCACAAGCTAGCGATGATGATAAAGAGCAATGGAAGCCTGTGATGAAATTACTTGCCTCATCTCAAATAAAAAAGTGCAATGTAGCTGATAAATTAAACGGCAAGATATACAAAAAGCAGATCCGTGCTGAATTATCACTATCTAGCCAAACTGAGCAGACTAGGCTTAATAATAGAGAGAAATCAAATCTCCCAATCAAGCAATGGACCGTTAGAACTTTACAAATTTTCTGTCATTACGCTTTCATTATGATAGGGCAAAGAATTAATTTAGGAGATCACAAGCCATGA
- a CDS encoding site-specific integrase — protein sequence MASINSRNGNLYVDFRYIGQRCREQTLLADTKPNRKRLENFVSKMQAEIQLGSFRYENYFPQSKKLEQFQSLELMRSTNSHKDSSSGFDCFSRVWLEEKKPEWRCSQITNVENILKIYLLPHFGNVPLNTINKAKIMAFRGNLVKEGNSGRLLSASRINHIMTPLRMVITEASERFDFENPWKNIKPLSVPKSNVSPFTLEEVMLIIDNVRVDYKPYFTVRFFTGMRTGEIDGLPWKNIDFERRQIVIDQAIVGGVIGDTKTSGSNRIIHMNQLVYDALIEQQSFTKHRSEFVFSTKAGTPLSHRNVTKRVWYPLLRYLELDIRNPYQSRHTAATLWLAAGESPEWIAAQMGHSSTTMLFTVYSRYVPNLTRQDGSALDKLLIERGIIQNP from the coding sequence ATGGCGAGTATCAATAGCCGTAATGGCAACCTATATGTAGATTTTCGATACATAGGCCAACGTTGTAGAGAGCAAACCTTACTGGCAGACACTAAGCCTAATCGAAAGCGTCTAGAAAATTTCGTTAGTAAAATGCAAGCAGAGATTCAATTAGGTAGTTTTCGATATGAAAACTATTTTCCACAGAGTAAAAAGCTTGAGCAGTTTCAAAGCTTAGAGCTCATGAGATCAACGAATAGCCATAAGGACTCAAGCTCAGGATTTGATTGCTTTAGCAGAGTTTGGTTAGAGGAAAAAAAACCGGAATGGCGGTGCTCTCAGATAACTAATGTAGAAAACATACTTAAGATTTATCTACTTCCCCATTTTGGCAATGTGCCACTAAATACCATAAACAAAGCTAAAATAATGGCTTTTCGGGGTAATCTAGTCAAGGAAGGAAATAGTGGACGACTTTTATCAGCATCTCGAATCAACCACATTATGACGCCATTACGTATGGTGATTACCGAAGCATCTGAGCGTTTTGATTTTGAGAACCCTTGGAAGAATATAAAGCCACTAAGTGTACCTAAAAGTAATGTTAGTCCTTTTACCTTAGAGGAAGTCATGCTCATCATTGACAACGTCAGAGTAGACTATAAGCCATATTTCACAGTACGGTTTTTTACAGGCATGCGTACAGGTGAAATTGACGGTTTACCGTGGAAAAATATTGACTTTGAACGTAGACAAATCGTTATTGATCAAGCAATTGTTGGAGGTGTTATAGGTGACACTAAAACTTCCGGCTCTAATCGTATTATCCACATGAATCAACTGGTTTACGATGCATTGATTGAGCAGCAGAGCTTCACTAAACATCGAAGTGAGTTTGTGTTTAGTACAAAAGCAGGTACTCCTTTGAGTCATCGCAATGTGACAAAGAGAGTTTGGTATCCGTTATTGCGATATCTGGAGCTTGATATACGTAATCCCTATCAAAGTAGACATACGGCTGCCACTCTTTGGCTTGCTGCAGGCGAGTCTCCTGAATGGATTGCTGCGCAAATGGGTCATAGCAGCACTACAATGTTATTCACAGTGTATTCACGTTATGTGCCCAATCTAACTCGTCAGGATGGGAGTGCTTTAGATAAGCTACTGATAGAGCGAGGTATAATACAAAATCCATGA
- a CDS encoding DUF5676 family membrane protein: MNELNSKANTLRIGPVGNSVSLFLLISYLLCIGFGLLAPEQISMHEAWAPLLPGFEWLTWSGFLIGFVESYLYGWYFAIVFVPLYRWFAKAG; this comes from the coding sequence ATGAACGAATTGAATTCAAAAGCGAATACTTTAAGAATTGGTCCTGTGGGCAATAGCGTTTCTCTGTTTCTGCTCATTAGCTATCTCTTGTGCATAGGCTTTGGCCTACTCGCACCTGAGCAGATAAGCATGCATGAGGCTTGGGCACCGCTGCTACCTGGTTTTGAATGGCTGACATGGTCAGGTTTCCTAATTGGATTTGTCGAATCCTATCTTTATGGTTGGTATTTTGCGATTGTGTTTGTACCGCTATATCGCTGGTTTGCTAAAGCAGGATGA
- the tatC gene encoding twin-arginine translocase subunit TatC, translated as MSLFKKRKSRQEKIAATELEAPTDTTQNNESGDRLGTLSDMPITEHLIELRKHLIKICVAVLIIFLALVGFSRELYNLLSDPLVAQLPINSTMIATDITSNFMAPIRLTVFVAAFLAMPYILYQIWSFVAAGLYKKEKKIAIPVLLSSIFLFYTGVAFAYFVVLKGVLKFFILFAPQNVIPMTDIDSYLSFALKLFMVFGLTFEIPVVTLLLIMVGIVSTQSLADKRRYIIVGCFAVAAVVTPPDGISMLLLAIPMWLLFELGLFLAKMLIKEE; from the coding sequence GTGAGCCTATTTAAAAAGCGAAAAAGTCGACAAGAAAAAATCGCTGCTACGGAACTTGAGGCGCCAACAGATACAACACAGAATAATGAGTCTGGAGATAGGTTAGGTACGCTCAGTGATATGCCTATCACTGAACACTTGATTGAACTACGCAAGCATCTCATCAAAATATGCGTGGCCGTCTTGATTATATTCTTAGCATTGGTAGGGTTTTCACGAGAGCTCTATAATCTTTTATCAGACCCATTAGTGGCGCAGTTACCCATCAATTCGACCATGATTGCCACTGATATAACGTCAAACTTTATGGCACCCATTCGCTTAACGGTTTTTGTCGCTGCATTTTTAGCGATGCCTTATATCCTGTATCAAATTTGGTCGTTTGTCGCCGCTGGCTTATATAAGAAAGAGAAGAAAATTGCTATTCCTGTGCTGTTGTCTTCGATATTTCTATTTTATACGGGGGTTGCTTTTGCCTACTTTGTCGTGCTCAAAGGTGTATTGAAATTTTTTATCCTATTCGCGCCGCAGAACGTTATACCGATGACCGATATTGATAGCTATCTGAGCTTTGCCCTCAAGTTGTTTATGGTGTTTGGACTGACTTTTGAGATTCCAGTGGTTACCTTACTACTGATAATGGTTGGAATCGTTTCTACTCAGAGTTTAGCAGACAAGCGTCGTTATATCATTGTCGGCTGCTTTGCGGTTGCAGCGGTAGTAACACCGCCTGATGGCATATCCATGCTCTTGCTAGCGATTCCTATGTGGCTATTGTTTGAGTTGGGTTTATTCTTAGCAAAAATGTTAATCAAAGAGGAATGA
- a CDS encoding DUF6122 family protein: MSQTVIHYFLHFGMPLIIAYMFFRSDYKRVYLILIATMLVDLDHLLATPIFSPNRCSINFHPLHTYYAMAVYAGMLFLPKPYKIIGLGLLLHMLTDLNDCIMTYINCPQCLSQAPARELVAWLGRAIKF; the protein is encoded by the coding sequence ATGAGTCAAACCGTTATCCATTATTTTCTACATTTTGGCATGCCGTTGATTATCGCCTATATGTTTTTTCGTAGTGACTATAAGCGAGTTTATTTGATCCTAATAGCAACCATGCTAGTTGATTTAGATCATCTGCTAGCGACACCTATCTTTTCGCCCAATCGTTGTAGTATTAATTTCCATCCGCTACATACTTATTATGCGATGGCAGTATATGCGGGCATGTTGTTTCTACCAAAGCCCTATAAGATAATTGGTTTAGGGTTATTACTGCATATGTTGACTGATTTAAATGACTGTATAATGACCTATATTAATTGTCCACAGTGTTTGAGTCAGGCTCCTGCCCGTGAGTTGGTAGCGTGGTTAGGCAGAGCTATTAAGTTTTAA
- a CDS encoding copper-transporting P-type ATPase, which produces MHPEVRDTEKSDCPICGMFLKPEDEVVDEDSHASCHGHGADTSNSTDVKSIKGGKYDKVPADYDGTVYTCPMHPEVRDVENSGCPICGMALEPETLTIGEEDTSELDDMTRRFWVCTVLTVPLLIYVMSGMFDVNVVNFSQYGISSQILQWAELVLATPVVLWGAAPFFVRGWQSIKSRNLNMFTLIAIGVGAAYIFSIVATFFPNIFPDSFRDANGQVGVYYEAAAVIVTLVLLGQVLELKARSQTSGAIRALLELAPPTARRVDENGNEVEVSLDEVVTGDKLRVKPGEKLPVDGTVIDGNSNVDESMVTGEPIPVSKAQGDTVTGGTVNGTGTLLVEAVNVGADSVLSKIVQMVAEAQRSRAPIQKLVDKVAGWFVPIVLICSVITFIVWAIFGPEPAMAYALVNAIAVLIIACPCALGLATPMSIMVGTGKGAQNGVLIKNAEALESMEKVDTIVVDKTGTLTAGKPELTAIDAQVGQDEDEFLALVAAVESASEHPLAEAIVRAAQERSLIIPKATDFNSTTGEGVQAVVDGKNIAIGNSKLMERLNSFDQDLSTKADVRRKDGETVMFVAIDGKAAGIISVADPIKPSTKEAISLLHDAGLKVVMLTGDNEKTAQAVANKLGIDEVHADVSPEDKNRIVKEMQDSGKLVAMAGDGINDAPALAQANVGIAMGTGTDVAMESAGITLLKGDLMGIAKAYKLSHATMRNIRQNLFFAFIYNALGVPIAAGVLYPVFGLLLSPMIAAAAMSLSSFSVIVNALRLRRLDL; this is translated from the coding sequence ATGCATCCTGAGGTCAGGGATACTGAAAAGAGCGATTGTCCGATATGCGGCATGTTCCTTAAACCTGAAGACGAGGTTGTTGATGAAGACAGTCATGCAAGTTGCCATGGTCATGGAGCGGATACTTCTAACAGCACTGATGTAAAATCTATCAAAGGCGGTAAATACGACAAAGTTCCTGCTGATTATGATGGCACGGTCTACACCTGTCCTATGCACCCTGAAGTCAGAGATGTTGAGAATAGTGGCTGTCCAATATGCGGCATGGCACTTGAGCCTGAAACGCTTACTATCGGTGAAGAAGATACCTCAGAGCTCGATGATATGACTCGTCGATTCTGGGTTTGTACAGTACTGACTGTACCGCTATTAATATATGTGATGAGCGGTATGTTTGACGTAAACGTAGTTAATTTCAGTCAGTATGGTATCTCCTCACAGATCTTACAATGGGCTGAGTTAGTGCTTGCGACCCCTGTCGTGCTTTGGGGCGCCGCCCCGTTTTTTGTCCGTGGTTGGCAGTCTATAAAAAGCCGCAATCTCAATATGTTTACTTTGATTGCGATAGGCGTAGGCGCTGCTTATATTTTTAGTATTGTCGCGACCTTTTTTCCCAATATTTTCCCAGACAGTTTCAGAGACGCTAATGGTCAAGTCGGTGTGTATTACGAAGCGGCAGCTGTCATTGTAACCTTAGTACTTTTGGGTCAAGTATTAGAGCTCAAAGCCAGAAGTCAAACTTCAGGCGCGATTCGAGCATTGCTTGAGCTCGCACCGCCGACTGCAAGACGTGTCGATGAAAATGGCAACGAAGTCGAAGTCTCGCTTGATGAGGTCGTCACTGGCGATAAGCTACGGGTTAAACCGGGTGAGAAACTACCCGTAGATGGTACAGTGATCGATGGCAATAGTAATGTTGATGAATCAATGGTAACGGGTGAGCCAATCCCTGTATCAAAAGCACAAGGAGATACGGTTACTGGCGGTACGGTGAATGGCACTGGAACGCTATTGGTCGAAGCGGTCAATGTTGGAGCAGATTCGGTATTATCCAAAATTGTACAAATGGTTGCCGAAGCTCAGCGTAGCCGCGCACCTATACAGAAATTGGTAGATAAGGTAGCTGGGTGGTTCGTACCGATCGTGCTTATCTGCTCCGTCATTACCTTTATTGTCTGGGCGATATTCGGCCCTGAGCCCGCTATGGCTTATGCTTTGGTTAATGCGATTGCGGTACTGATTATTGCCTGTCCTTGTGCCCTTGGTCTGGCGACGCCGATGTCAATCATGGTTGGTACTGGCAAAGGCGCACAAAACGGCGTCCTCATCAAAAATGCTGAAGCGTTAGAGAGTATGGAAAAAGTCGATACTATTGTCGTCGACAAGACCGGAACACTGACCGCTGGTAAGCCCGAGCTTACTGCAATTGACGCGCAGGTAGGTCAAGATGAAGACGAGTTCCTCGCATTGGTAGCCGCAGTAGAAAGTGCAAGCGAGCATCCTTTGGCAGAAGCTATCGTTAGAGCGGCTCAAGAAAGATCACTCATTATTCCTAAAGCTACTGACTTTAATTCGACTACTGGCGAAGGCGTACAAGCCGTGGTCGATGGTAAGAACATCGCTATTGGTAACTCTAAGCTTATGGAGCGTTTAAACAGCTTCGATCAGGATTTATCTACTAAAGCTGATGTCCGTAGAAAAGACGGTGAAACAGTCATGTTTGTGGCTATAGATGGTAAAGCTGCTGGTATTATTTCAGTTGCTGACCCTATTAAACCAAGCACCAAAGAGGCTATTTCACTGCTTCATGACGCGGGACTAAAAGTCGTCATGCTAACGGGTGATAACGAAAAAACCGCGCAGGCAGTCGCCAATAAATTAGGTATCGATGAAGTCCATGCCGACGTCTCACCAGAGGACAAAAACCGTATCGTCAAAGAGATGCAAGATAGCGGTAAATTGGTAGCAATGGCAGGTGACGGTATCAACGATGCGCCCGCACTAGCGCAGGCGAATGTTGGTATCGCTATGGGTACAGGAACAGATGTGGCGATGGAGAGTGCGGGTATTACCCTGCTAAAAGGTGATTTAATGGGTATTGCTAAAGCTTATAAGCTTAGCCACGCCACCATGCGCAATATCAGACAGAACCTGTTTTTTGCCTTTATTTACAATGCACTTGGTGTCCCAATTGCCGCAGGTGTGCTCTATCCCGTATTTGGGCTTCTACTTAGTCCAATGATAGCAGCGGCAGCTATGAGCTTGTCGTCATTCTCGGTGATTGTTAACGCGCTTAGACTACGTAGGTTAGACTTGTGA
- a CDS encoding DUF305 domain-containing protein, with protein MNASDQNSMNHQQGMNPYVKFTLMIVTSTIVMYIMMYFNTYEWDHIYFSETRAYMALYMGAGMAVVMLAFMTNMYKKTKVNLMIYGLSVLMFAVGIWGVRSQATVDQVDWMQAMIPHHSIAILTSSRADIEDPRVQKLADDIIKAQKREIAEMKQLIDELE; from the coding sequence ATGAATGCTTCAGATCAAAACAGCATGAATCATCAACAGGGCATGAACCCTTATGTAAAGTTCACTCTGATGATTGTGACGTCTACGATTGTGATGTACATCATGATGTATTTCAATACTTATGAATGGGATCATATTTATTTTAGTGAAACCCGAGCTTACATGGCGCTCTACATGGGTGCCGGTATGGCAGTGGTCATGTTGGCATTTATGACGAATATGTATAAGAAGACCAAAGTCAATTTAATGATCTATGGTCTAAGCGTATTGATGTTTGCTGTTGGTATTTGGGGTGTTAGATCACAAGCAACTGTCGATCAAGTCGATTGGATGCAAGCGATGATACCGCATCACTCGATTGCCATTCTCACTAGTAGTCGCGCTGATATTGAAGATCCGCGTGTACAAAAGCTTGCTGACGATATTATTAAAGCGCAAAAGCGTGAAATCGCTGAGATGAAGCAATTGATTGATGAGCTTGAATAA
- the qatD gene encoding Qat anti-phage system TatD family nuclease QatD, whose translation MKIDMHCHLDLYQNPFEVAKECDDKGIYLLSVTTTPKAWEGTKLLAHGSSRIRTALGLHPQLAHHRAHEIELFDALLPEAKYIGEIGLDGGTNFKKHWDIQLKVFRHILKSSHNSGGRIMSIHSIKSASEVLDELKSIDGIPLLHWFTGTQGQLKRAINMGCWFTVGPAMLNTKKGQALVSMMPKDRILTETDGPFAKFNRKSLMPWDSDIATKQLSELWHIPVALVREQLEMNLKHLVKLNH comes from the coding sequence ATGAAGATAGATATGCATTGTCATTTGGATCTATATCAAAACCCATTTGAAGTAGCTAAAGAATGTGACGATAAAGGCATATATTTATTATCAGTAACTACGACTCCCAAAGCATGGGAAGGAACCAAATTATTAGCACATGGCAGTTCTCGTATTAGAACAGCTTTGGGGCTACATCCCCAACTTGCTCATCATCGAGCACACGAAATTGAGCTTTTCGATGCTCTACTACCTGAAGCTAAGTATATCGGTGAGATTGGTCTTGATGGAGGAACTAACTTCAAAAAGCATTGGGACATTCAGTTGAAAGTTTTTCGCCATATCCTAAAGAGTTCGCACAATTCTGGTGGTCGGATTATGAGTATTCATAGTATAAAGAGTGCCTCTGAAGTTCTAGATGAGTTAAAAAGCATTGATGGCATTCCTTTACTTCACTGGTTTACAGGTACTCAAGGACAGCTTAAAAGAGCGATTAATATGGGTTGTTGGTTCACCGTTGGTCCTGCAATGCTTAATACTAAAAAAGGGCAAGCTTTGGTATCAATGATGCCAAAAGATCGGATTCTTACTGAAACGGATGGCCCGTTTGCAAAGTTTAATAGAAAGTCTCTAATGCCATGGGATAGTGATATTGCTACTAAGCAGTTATCTGAATTGTGGCACATACCTGTTGCCTTAGTTCGTGAACAGTTAGAAATGAATCTAAAACATCTAGTAAAGCTTAATCATTAA
- the tatA gene encoding Sec-independent protein translocase subunit TatA, whose translation MGSFSITHWLILLVVVVVVFGTAKLKNAGKDLGGAVKGFKEAVKDEETEHARNNRALDHENSSPVASNDLNTQVGAQADDTEISPVTTDDQHKV comes from the coding sequence ATGGGTAGTTTTTCTATTACACATTGGCTGATTTTATTGGTTGTGGTGGTGGTCGTATTTGGCACCGCTAAGCTTAAAAATGCTGGTAAAGATTTAGGCGGTGCAGTAAAGGGTTTTAAAGAAGCAGTCAAAGATGAAGAAACCGAGCATGCTCGCAATAATCGTGCACTTGACCATGAAAATAGTAGTCCAGTTGCAAGTAATGATTTAAATACACAGGTAGGGGCTCAGGCTGATGATACAGAAATCAGCCCTGTCACCACTGATGATCAGCACAAAGTATGA
- a CDS encoding helix-turn-helix domain-containing protein encodes MSRDTDVNRGTITRMYNEEATRVDLEVVEKLCLYLDIEVGDLYELVKEEE; translated from the coding sequence GTGTCTAGAGATACAGATGTCAACAGAGGCACAATCACACGTATGTATAACGAAGAAGCGACCAGAGTGGATCTAGAGGTAGTAGAAAAGCTATGCTTATATTTGGATATTGAAGTGGGCGACCTTTATGAGCTAGTTAAGGAAGAAGAATAA